One Pirellulales bacterium genomic window, AAGGCGGCAAGGCCCCTCGTTGACACCTGCCTACGATACCGGCCAGAATCGGCTCCCTTGGAGTCGACGAATTGATGAATCTTGCCAGCACGAATTCTCACCCGCAATGCGTGCTGGCGATTGATCTGGGGAGCGGCGGTCCCAAGGCAATTCTCTATTCCGCCGACGGCCGCCTATTGGCCAGCGCCAGCCGCAAGGTGGACACCTATCTCACCGCCGATGGCGGCGGCGAGCAAGACGCCAATCAGTGGTGGCGGGCGGTCTGCGAGGCTGCCCGCGAGGTGACTGCGGCGGGCGTCGTGCCGCGCGAAAGCATTGTGGCGATCGCCTGCGCCACGCAATGGTCGGTGATCGTGCCAGTCGACCAGGCCGGCGAGCCGCTGCACAACGCGATTCATTGGACCGATAGCCGCGGCGCGCGGCACACCAAGCGCGTGATGGATGGGCCGATCAAGGTGAGCGGGTATGGCGTGCGGCAGTTGATCCGCTGGCTGCGGATGACCGGCGGCGTGCCGACGCACTCGGGCGCGGACTCCTTGGCGCATGTGCTGTTTCTCAAGCACGAGCGGCCCGACGTCTATCGCGCGGCGTACAAGCTGCTGGAGCCGATGGACTTTATCAACTTTCGGCTCACCGGTCGCTGCGCGGCGTCGTACTCCACCGCGTTTCCTTATTTGCTCACCGACAATCGCAACGCGCGGCGCATCGACTACGACCCGGTGCTGTTGGCCTGGTCGGGCGTGGATCGGGAGAAGCTGCCCGACTTGTTGCCGGTCGACACCGTGCTGGGGCCGGTGAAGCCGGAGATGGCCGAGCTGTGGGGCGTGCCGCGCGAGACGCCGGTGGTGATTGGCATTGGCGACACACAGGCGGCGCTGGTGGGGAGCGGCGCGGTGGCCGAGTACGCCGGGCATGTGTGCGTGGGGACGACGTCTTGGATGAGTTGTCATGTGCCGTTCAAGAAGACGCATATTGGCAACTTCATCGCCACCATGCCGGCGGCGCTGCCGGGCCGCAACATGGTGATGGCGGAGCAAGGGGCGGCGGGCAAGTGCCTGGAGACGTTTTTGGATCAGTGGCTATTGGCCGACGACGCGCTGAGCCACGCCCCGCGTCCGGCCGACGCCTGGGAGCGGTTGGAGCAACTGGTTTCGTCGGTGGCGCCTGGGAGCGACGGGCTGATCTTTTTGCCGTGGCTCAACGGCGCGGGGCCCCCCAGCGGCGACGCCGACATGCGCGGCGGATTTTGGAATCAATCACTGTTGCACCATCGCGGGCACGCGGCGCGAGCGGTGATGGAAGGGGTGACGTACAATCTGCGTTGGGTTCGCGACGCGATAGGCCGCTTCACCGGGCGGCCGTTCGCGGAGCTGAACTTTATTGGCGGCGGCGCGCGCTCGCCAACGTGGTGTCAGACGCTGGCCAACGTGCTGAACGTGCCGGTGCGGCAGATGGCCGATCCGACCTACGCCTTGGCCCGCGGCGCGGCGCTCACGGCGCTGGCGGCGCTAGGTAAGTTGCCGCTGGAGGAGATACCGCGCGTGGTGAAGGTGCGGGCGACCTTTGAACCGCAGGCCGAGCACCGCGCCACGTACGACGAACTATTCAAAGCGTTCCTGGCCGCTTATAAAGCGAATCGACCACTGTTTCGCCGATTAAACCGCTCGCCGCTACGCCGGCCGGCGATCGCCGATCCACCCGCTTAAGGAGTCTCTGCCA contains:
- a CDS encoding FGGY-family carbohydrate kinase; protein product: MNLASTNSHPQCVLAIDLGSGGPKAILYSADGRLLASASRKVDTYLTADGGGEQDANQWWRAVCEAAREVTAAGVVPRESIVAIACATQWSVIVPVDQAGEPLHNAIHWTDSRGARHTKRVMDGPIKVSGYGVRQLIRWLRMTGGVPTHSGADSLAHVLFLKHERPDVYRAAYKLLEPMDFINFRLTGRCAASYSTAFPYLLTDNRNARRIDYDPVLLAWSGVDREKLPDLLPVDTVLGPVKPEMAELWGVPRETPVVIGIGDTQAALVGSGAVAEYAGHVCVGTTSWMSCHVPFKKTHIGNFIATMPAALPGRNMVMAEQGAAGKCLETFLDQWLLADDALSHAPRPADAWERLEQLVSSVAPGSDGLIFLPWLNGAGPPSGDADMRGGFWNQSLLHHRGHAARAVMEGVTYNLRWVRDAIGRFTGRPFAELNFIGGGARSPTWCQTLANVLNVPVRQMADPTYALARGAALTALAALGKLPLEEIPRVVKVRATFEPQAEHRATYDELFKAFLAAYKANRPLFRRLNRSPLRRPAIADPPA